Proteins from a genomic interval of Corynebacterium deserti GIMN1.010:
- a CDS encoding CAP domain-containing protein translates to MDTLLAQARPQLERWGVAPAQANVLEQLAKAIPVLSIILTLIISLSGISNGNVPTAPALEQVRTDVVNRINEVRPSHGLGPVGIDTELHSNAQAIAVRNANAGTEEPVPDPEGNLVVLQMNLPYSQLDATRIVDTFVNSPAHAELLFAPDYEGVGVGIANKGDHAWVVVQFTVPAPNSVESIE, encoded by the coding sequence ATGGACACCCTCCTGGCTCAAGCGCGGCCCCAGCTAGAGAGATGGGGTGTGGCACCTGCACAGGCAAATGTTTTGGAACAACTGGCCAAGGCCATCCCAGTGTTATCTATTATTCTCACCTTGATCATCAGCTTGAGTGGCATTTCCAACGGCAACGTCCCCACCGCTCCGGCACTAGAGCAAGTGCGCACCGATGTGGTCAACCGAATCAACGAGGTCAGGCCGTCTCATGGCTTGGGCCCAGTTGGCATCGATACCGAACTGCATAGTAACGCCCAAGCGATCGCCGTGCGCAACGCCAACGCCGGCACGGAAGAGCCCGTCCCCGACCCAGAGGGCAACCTAGTGGTTTTGCAGATGAACCTTCCCTATTCACAACTCGACGCCACCCGCATTGTGGATACCTTTGTCAATTCCCCCGCACACGCTGAGCTCCTTTTCGCACCGGACTACGAAGGCGTAGGTGTGGGCATTGCTAACAAGGGCGATCACGCTTGGGTAGTGGTGCAGTTCACTGTTCCTGCGCCCAATTCCGTAGAATCAATTGAGTGA
- a CDS encoding nicotinate phosphoribosyltransferase, whose amino-acid sequence MNTKSSDFALNRSTALLTDKYELTMLQAALADGSAQRPCSFEVFSRRLPNERRYGVVAGTPRVLKAIRDFVFTEEQLEDLDFLDERTLEYLRNYRFTGQVDGYREGEIYFPQSPLLTVRGTFAECVVLETVILSIMNADSAIASAAARMVTAADGRPIIEMGSRRTHEYAAVTASRAAYLAGFSTTSNLEAAYRYGIPASGTSAHAWTLLHINDDGSPNEAAAFKAQIDSLGVDTTLLVDTYDITQGVQTAIEVAGPELGGVRIDSGDLGVLARKIRKQLDDMNAHNTKIVVSSDLDEFAIAGLRGEPVDVFGVGTSVVTGSGAPTAGLVYKLVEVDGHPVAKRSRNKESFGGAKKAVRTHRASGTAIEEIVYPFDNDAPDTGRLDTLNLTIPLMRDGEIVPGLPTLEDSRSYLAKQLVTLPWEGLALSRDEPVLHTRFVGFAQS is encoded by the coding sequence GTGAATACCAAATCCTCCGACTTTGCCCTCAACCGCTCGACGGCACTTTTAACCGATAAGTATGAGCTCACCATGCTGCAGGCAGCGCTTGCAGATGGCTCCGCGCAGCGGCCTTGCTCCTTTGAGGTCTTTAGTCGTCGCCTGCCCAATGAACGTCGTTATGGAGTTGTCGCTGGAACGCCTCGCGTTCTCAAGGCAATCCGTGACTTCGTTTTTACTGAGGAACAGCTCGAGGATCTAGATTTCCTCGATGAGCGCACGCTGGAATACCTGCGCAATTACCGCTTCACTGGCCAGGTTGATGGCTACCGCGAAGGCGAAATCTACTTCCCCCAGTCCCCACTGCTCACCGTTCGCGGTACTTTCGCAGAATGCGTTGTTCTTGAGACCGTCATTCTTTCAATTATGAACGCGGATTCTGCTATTGCTTCTGCTGCAGCCCGTATGGTCACCGCAGCTGATGGCCGCCCAATCATTGAGATGGGTTCACGCCGCACGCACGAATACGCAGCTGTTACTGCATCCCGCGCAGCGTACCTCGCAGGTTTTTCCACCACCTCCAACTTAGAGGCAGCCTACCGATACGGCATTCCAGCTTCCGGCACCTCCGCTCACGCGTGGACTTTGCTGCACATTAACGATGACGGCAGCCCCAACGAAGCCGCCGCATTTAAGGCACAGATCGATTCCCTCGGCGTCGACACCACGCTGCTCGTTGATACCTACGACATCACCCAAGGTGTGCAAACCGCCATTGAAGTTGCAGGCCCTGAACTAGGTGGCGTGCGCATCGACTCCGGCGATCTAGGTGTACTAGCCCGCAAAATACGCAAGCAGCTAGACGATATGAACGCGCACAACACCAAGATTGTTGTATCCTCTGACTTGGATGAATTCGCCATCGCTGGTCTGCGTGGCGAGCCCGTCGACGTCTTCGGTGTCGGCACCTCTGTCGTCACTGGCTCGGGCGCACCAACCGCAGGTCTTGTGTACAAGCTCGTCGAAGTTGATGGACACCCTGTTGCTAAGCGTTCCCGCAACAAGGAAAGCTTCGGTGGCGCGAAGAAGGCCGTGCGTACCCATCGCGCATCCGGTACCGCCATTGAGGAAATCGTCTACCCATTCGACAACGATGCCCCTGATACGGGCCGATTGGACACCCTCAACCTCACCATCCCTTTGATGCGTGACGGTGAGATCGTCCCTGGCTTGCCAACTCTGGAGGATTCCCGCTCGTACCTGGCTAAGCAATTGGTCACTCTGCCATGGGAAGGCCTAGCGCTGTCTCGCGATGAACCAGTGTTGCACACCCGATTTGTAGGATTCGCACAAAGCTAA
- a CDS encoding ATP-dependent DNA helicase: MSTEDSPSKEPLNASTQELLAAAVESLGGARRAGQEAMATAVTKAFDNKRHLAVQAGTGTGKSLAYLVPALRHAQKTDSTVIVSTATIALQRQLVNRDLPRLADALEPLMERKPTFAIMKGRSNYLCMNKVARQEDLNQEDALIEEEDLSWLGKHIVRLNEWANETETGDRDDLDPGVPDLAWKQVSVTARECIGASRCPHGEDCFAEIARAKAKEADVVVTNHALLAIDALSDVSVLPEHDVVVIDEAHELDGRITAVASAEITVNSLNLAARRASKLDSDKREERVQEIAGDLETLLQTMQPGRWNDMDEGSKGTLVALKDALWALRAQIAGAPEGEAANDPERFAERQNLSNHLTEIHDAIVRILEVFAEEDPSKQYDVVWHNHDDRRGDSLNVAPLSVAGLLHEKLFAENTVVLASATLTIGGNFNAMAASWGLPKGTWDSLDAGTPFDPAKSGILYTARHLPDPGRDGLPEETLDEIYELITAAGGRTLGLFSSKRAAEQATKAMRLRLPFDVLCQGDDNTAALVKKFADSENTCLFGTLTLWQGVDVPGRSLSLVLIDRIPFPRPDDPLLQARKEAADAEGRNGFMEVAATHAALLMAQGAGRLLRHVGDRGVVAVLDHRLSTKRYGGFLRSSMPRFWETTNPQTVRDALKRLVSQ; this comes from the coding sequence ATCTCCACCGAAGACTCTCCTTCGAAAGAACCGCTCAACGCCTCTACACAGGAACTGCTTGCAGCAGCCGTTGAGTCTTTAGGTGGTGCCCGTCGCGCGGGGCAGGAAGCCATGGCTACGGCTGTGACCAAGGCGTTTGATAACAAGCGCCACTTAGCTGTTCAGGCAGGCACCGGTACTGGTAAGTCCTTGGCCTATTTGGTGCCCGCACTTCGGCATGCGCAAAAGACGGACTCCACCGTCATTGTGTCCACCGCGACGATCGCGCTGCAGCGCCAGTTGGTCAATCGAGATCTCCCTCGCTTGGCAGATGCGTTGGAACCACTCATGGAACGTAAGCCCACCTTCGCCATCATGAAGGGCCGTTCCAATTACTTGTGCATGAATAAGGTGGCTCGCCAAGAAGATCTCAACCAAGAAGACGCCCTCATAGAGGAAGAAGATCTGTCCTGGTTGGGAAAGCACATCGTTCGCCTCAATGAGTGGGCCAATGAGACTGAGACCGGCGACCGCGATGACCTCGACCCCGGTGTCCCTGATCTCGCCTGGAAGCAGGTCAGTGTCACTGCTCGCGAATGCATCGGAGCATCGCGCTGTCCGCATGGTGAGGACTGTTTCGCCGAAATCGCCCGTGCCAAGGCCAAAGAGGCTGATGTGGTGGTCACCAACCATGCACTGCTTGCCATCGATGCATTATCGGATGTTTCTGTGCTTCCTGAGCATGATGTCGTAGTCATCGATGAGGCCCACGAACTAGATGGTCGCATCACTGCAGTGGCGTCTGCTGAGATCACGGTGAATTCGCTTAATTTGGCTGCTCGACGTGCGTCCAAGTTGGATTCCGATAAGCGGGAAGAACGCGTCCAGGAAATCGCTGGTGATTTGGAAACTTTGTTGCAAACCATGCAGCCGGGCCGGTGGAATGACATGGATGAGGGTTCCAAAGGCACATTGGTGGCGTTGAAGGACGCGTTGTGGGCATTGCGTGCTCAGATCGCGGGAGCACCTGAGGGTGAGGCCGCGAATGATCCGGAGCGTTTCGCCGAGCGCCAGAATTTAAGCAATCACTTGACGGAAATCCACGATGCCATCGTGCGCATCCTGGAGGTCTTCGCAGAGGAAGACCCCTCCAAGCAGTACGACGTGGTGTGGCATAACCACGATGATCGTCGCGGAGATTCCCTCAATGTGGCGCCACTGTCGGTTGCCGGCCTGTTGCATGAGAAACTGTTCGCGGAAAACACCGTGGTTTTAGCCAGCGCGACGCTAACCATTGGTGGCAATTTCAACGCAATGGCTGCCAGCTGGGGGTTGCCGAAGGGTACGTGGGATTCCCTCGATGCTGGCACACCGTTTGATCCAGCCAAGTCAGGAATTTTGTACACCGCTCGACACCTTCCGGACCCTGGTCGCGATGGGTTGCCGGAGGAAACGCTTGATGAAATCTACGAGTTGATCACTGCGGCGGGTGGCAGAACTTTGGGGCTCTTTTCGTCGAAACGCGCTGCAGAACAAGCCACCAAGGCGATGCGTTTGCGCTTGCCATTTGATGTGCTGTGCCAAGGCGATGACAACACGGCTGCGCTAGTGAAGAAGTTCGCCGACAGCGAGAACACTTGTCTGTTTGGCACGCTCACGTTGTGGCAGGGCGTTGATGTGCCTGGCCGCTCGCTGTCGCTCGTGCTCATTGATCGTATTCCGTTCCCCCGCCCCGACGATCCGTTGCTGCAGGCGCGAAAAGAAGCCGCCGACGCGGAAGGTCGAAACGGCTTCATGGAGGTTGCCGCAACGCATGCGGCGCTGTTGATGGCGCAGGGCGCGGGCAGGTTGTTGCGGCACGTTGGCGACCGCGGTGTGGTTGCCGTGCTGGACCACCGCTTATCGACGAAACGATACGGCGGTTTTCTGCGCTCCTCCATGCCTCGCTTTTGGGAGACCACCAATCCACAAACCGTGCGCGATGCACTGAAACGATTGGTATCCCAGTAA
- a CDS encoding aminoacyl-tRNA hydrolase — protein sequence MSKETLLDAHLLLTQRVSDGPHSEDPSDPSTVQAMQLALHIPKQDPPRRTDVLEAAARSVVKLCLDERVATDPEFRAALERWYGHLIRKVARRARNSAWDRVQDLPGVTVEDDSAQVRAFVPSAVSEVPADIRKLQISGTELPLDDPDEIVDDFPVIYIDGSLAMTLGKAAAQAGHASMLLAAHQPFEWVEKWAEFDFALHVREVSAEEFAVFVAQPGSVPVRDAGFTEVAPNTVTVVAIP from the coding sequence ATGTCTAAAGAAACGCTTTTAGACGCCCACCTGCTTCTCACCCAGCGCGTTTCTGACGGGCCGCACAGCGAGGATCCTTCGGATCCCTCAACAGTGCAGGCCATGCAGCTAGCGCTGCATATTCCTAAACAAGATCCACCGCGAAGGACGGATGTGTTGGAGGCGGCCGCAAGAAGCGTCGTGAAGCTTTGTTTGGACGAGCGAGTGGCAACCGACCCAGAGTTTCGCGCGGCGTTGGAGCGCTGGTATGGGCATTTGATCCGCAAGGTGGCGCGTCGCGCGCGCAATTCGGCGTGGGATCGCGTCCAGGATTTACCGGGTGTAACGGTTGAGGATGACTCAGCGCAGGTACGAGCATTTGTGCCCAGTGCTGTGTCGGAGGTTCCTGCGGACATTAGGAAGTTGCAGATCTCTGGTACTGAGTTGCCCTTGGACGATCCCGATGAGATCGTTGATGATTTCCCCGTGATCTACATCGATGGATCTTTGGCCATGACGTTGGGCAAAGCCGCTGCTCAGGCGGGACACGCCTCCATGCTGCTTGCCGCGCACCAGCCGTTTGAGTGGGTGGAGAAGTGGGCAGAGTTCGATTTCGCCCTGCATGTGCGGGAAGTGTCGGCGGAGGAGTTCGCAGTGTTCGTAGCCCAGCCGGGCAGCGTTCCGGTTCGTGATGCCGGTTTCACCGAAGTCGCACCTAACACGGTGACAGTGGTTGCAATTCCATAA
- the serB gene encoding phosphoserine phosphatase SerB — translation MTELIQNESPEAAVPELGQQVALREGYLPAVITVSGKDRHGVTGAFFRVLSANQVQVLDVEQSMFRGFLNLAAFVGIAPGKVETVTEGLTDTLRVHGQSVVVELQETVQSSRPRSSHVVVVLGDPVNALDISRIGQTLADYDANIDTIRGISDYPVTGLELKITVPDTKPGGGESIRKALAALTSELNVDIAIERSGLLRRSKRLVCFDCDSTLITGEVIEMLAAHAGKEAEVAAVTERAMRGELDFEESLRERVKALAGLDASVIDEVAAAIELTPGARTTIRTLNRMGYKTAVVSGGFIQVLEGLAAELELDYVRANTLEIVDGKLTGNVTGKIVDRAAKAEFLREFAADSGLKMYQTVAVGDGANDIDMLSAAGLGVAFNAKPALKEIADTSVNHPFLDEVLHIMGISRDEIDLADLEDGTFHRVPLTNNV, via the coding sequence GTGACTGAACTCATCCAGAATGAATCTCCAGAAGCTGCTGTGCCGGAACTAGGCCAGCAGGTTGCATTGCGTGAAGGCTACCTTCCCGCCGTCATCACCGTCAGTGGTAAAGACCGCCACGGCGTGACAGGCGCGTTTTTCCGGGTGCTGTCCGCAAACCAGGTGCAGGTGCTCGACGTGGAGCAGTCCATGTTCCGTGGTTTCTTGAACCTCGCCGCGTTCGTGGGCATCGCCCCCGGCAAGGTTGAGACTGTGACTGAAGGGTTGACAGATACCCTCAGGGTGCATGGACAGTCTGTTGTGGTGGAGCTTCAGGAGACGGTGCAGTCGTCTCGTCCGCGTTCCTCCCACGTTGTTGTGGTGTTGGGTGATCCTGTTAATGCGTTGGATATTTCCCGCATTGGTCAGACTCTGGCGGATTATGATGCCAACATTGATACCATTCGTGGCATTTCGGATTACCCAGTGACCGGCCTGGAGCTGAAGATTACTGTGCCTGATACCAAGCCTGGTGGTGGTGAGTCGATTCGTAAGGCGTTGGCTGCGTTGACTTCTGAGTTGAATGTGGACATCGCGATTGAGCGTTCTGGTTTGCTGCGTCGTTCCAAGCGTCTGGTGTGCTTCGACTGCGATTCCACGTTGATCACCGGTGAGGTCATTGAGATGCTGGCTGCGCATGCCGGCAAGGAAGCTGAAGTTGCTGCGGTGACTGAGCGTGCGATGCGCGGCGAGTTGGACTTCGAAGAATCCCTGCGTGAGCGTGTGAAGGCGCTGGCTGGTTTGGACGCGTCGGTGATCGATGAGGTTGCTGCTGCCATCGAGCTGACCCCAGGTGCACGCACCACCATTCGTACCCTCAACCGCATGGGTTACAAGACTGCTGTCGTGTCCGGTGGCTTCATTCAGGTGCTGGAAGGTCTGGCTGCTGAGCTGGAATTGGATTACGTTCGCGCTAACACTTTGGAAATCGTTGATGGGAAGCTCACCGGTAACGTTACGGGCAAGATCGTTGACCGTGCCGCTAAGGCTGAGTTCCTCCGCGAGTTCGCTGCAGATTCTGGCCTGAAGATGTACCAGACCGTGGCGGTTGGCGACGGCGCCAATGACATCGACATGCTTTCCGCTGCAGGTCTTGGCGTTGCGTTCAATGCGAAGCCAGCCCTCAAGGAGATCGCTGACACCTCCGTTAACCACCCATTCCTCGACGAGGTCCTGCACATCATGGGCATTTCCCGCGATGAGATTGACCTCGCAGACCTGGAAGATGGCACATTCCACCGCGTGCCTTTGACCAACAATGTCTAA
- the ctaD gene encoding aa3-type cytochrome oxidase subunit I, whose product MTAVAPRVDGHVAPQRPEPTGHARKGSKAWMMMTTTDHKQLGIMYIIMSFSFFFLGGLMALLIRAELFTPGLQFLSNEQFNQLFTMHGTVMLLLYGTPIVWGFANYVLPLQIGAPDVAFPRLNAFGFWITTVGGVAMLTGFLTPGGAADFGWTMYSPLSDAIHSPGLGSDMWIVGVGATGVGSVASAINMLTTILCLRAPGMTMFRMPIFTWNIFVVSVLALLIFPLLLAAALGVLYDRKLGGHLYDPANGGSLLWQHLFWFFGHPEVYVLALPFFGIVSEIIPVFSRKPMFGYVGLVFATLSIGALSMAVWAHHMFVTGAVLLPFFSFMTFLISVPTGVKFFNWVGTMWKGHITWETPMIWSVGFMATFLFGGLTGIMLASPPLDFHLADSYFLIAHFHYTLFGTVVFASCAGVYYWFPKMTGRMMDERLGKIHFWLTFIGFHGTFLIQHWVGNMGMPRRYADYLDSDGFTIYNQISTVFSFLLGLSVIPFVWNVFKSWRYGELVTVDDPWGYGNSLEWATSCPPPRHNFTSLPRIRSERPAFELHYPHMIERMRAEAHTTKHDERAEITQTPTPAQVNKTS is encoded by the coding sequence ATGACCGCTGTGGCGCCTAGGGTCGACGGGCACGTCGCCCCTCAGAGGCCCGAGCCGACAGGCCATGCACGCAAGGGCAGCAAAGCATGGATGATGATGACCACCACCGACCACAAGCAGCTGGGCATTATGTACATCATCATGTCCTTCAGCTTCTTCTTCCTCGGTGGCTTGATGGCCCTGCTCATCCGAGCTGAGCTCTTCACCCCTGGTCTGCAGTTCCTGTCTAATGAGCAGTTCAACCAGCTGTTCACCATGCACGGAACAGTCATGCTGCTGCTGTACGGAACTCCAATCGTTTGGGGTTTCGCTAACTACGTCCTGCCACTGCAAATCGGTGCGCCTGACGTTGCTTTCCCACGTCTGAACGCCTTCGGCTTCTGGATCACCACCGTCGGTGGTGTCGCAATGCTGACTGGCTTCCTGACCCCTGGTGGTGCAGCTGACTTCGGTTGGACCATGTACTCCCCACTGTCTGACGCAATCCACTCCCCAGGCCTCGGCTCTGACATGTGGATCGTCGGCGTTGGTGCAACCGGTGTTGGTTCCGTTGCATCCGCAATCAACATGCTCACCACCATCCTCTGCCTCCGCGCACCTGGTATGACCATGTTCCGTATGCCAATCTTCACCTGGAACATCTTCGTTGTTTCCGTTCTTGCTCTGCTGATCTTCCCACTGCTGCTCGCAGCTGCACTGGGCGTTCTGTACGACCGCAAACTTGGTGGACACCTCTACGACCCAGCCAACGGTGGCTCCCTCCTCTGGCAGCACCTCTTCTGGTTCTTCGGACACCCTGAGGTGTACGTCCTGGCACTGCCATTCTTCGGCATCGTCTCCGAGATCATCCCAGTGTTCTCCCGCAAGCCAATGTTCGGTTACGTCGGCCTCGTCTTCGCAACCCTCTCCATTGGTGCACTGTCAATGGCTGTGTGGGCTCACCACATGTTCGTCACCGGTGCAGTCTTGCTCCCATTCTTCTCCTTCATGACCTTCCTGATTTCGGTTCCTACCGGCGTGAAGTTCTTCAACTGGGTCGGAACCATGTGGAAGGGTCACATCACCTGGGAAACCCCAATGATCTGGTCCGTTGGCTTCATGGCAACCTTCCTCTTCGGTGGCCTCACCGGCATTATGCTGGCATCGCCACCACTGGACTTCCACCTCGCTGACTCCTACTTCCTGATCGCGCACTTCCACTACACCCTCTTCGGTACCGTGGTGTTCGCATCCTGTGCAGGCGTTTACTACTGGTTCCCCAAGATGACCGGCCGCATGATGGACGAGCGCCTTGGCAAGATCCACTTCTGGCTGACCTTCATTGGCTTCCACGGCACCTTCCTCATCCAGCACTGGGTGGGCAACATGGGTATGCCACGTCGCTACGCTGACTACCTGGATTCCGATGGCTTCACCATCTACAACCAGATCTCCACGGTCTTCTCCTTCCTCCTCGGCCTGTCTGTCATTCCATTCGTATGGAACGTATTCAAGTCCTGGCGTTACGGTGAGCTCGTTACCGTTGATGACCCATGGGGTTACGGCAACTCTTTGGAGTGGGCAACCTCCTGCCCTCCTCCTCGCCACAACTTCACCTCCCTGCCTCGTATCCGCTCTGAGCGCCCTGCGTTCGAACTGCACTACCCGCACATGATTGAACGGATGCGTGCAGAGGCTCACACCACTAAGCACGATGAGCGAGCTGAAATCACTCAGACTCCTACCCCAGCTCAAGTGAATAAAACCTCTTAA
- a CDS encoding isochorismatase family protein: MGHVRDHAFPVLDGDIVAAEHWTQRGFANTNLDRQLKQYTITHVIGLVVNSCAESTARCAMELGCHVTPVTDATVTFSHAAMDTEHSNNDPTLARSISTTVDVIKLSAR, from the coding sequence TTGGGGCACGTTCGAGACCATGCCTTCCCAGTACTCGATGGTGACATCGTCGCTGCCGAGCACTGGACACAAAGGGGCTTCGCCAATACCAACCTTGATCGACAACTGAAGCAATACACAATTACTCACGTCATCGGGTTGGTCGTCAATTCTTGCGCTGAATCGACCGCGCGTTGTGCGATGGAACTCGGCTGCCACGTCACCCCGGTCACCGATGCCACGGTCACTTTTAGTCACGCGGCGATGGATACAGAACACAGTAATAATGACCCGACTCTTGCGCGCTCGATTTCGACGACAGTGGATGTGATTAAACTCTCAGCCCGCTAA
- the nrdF gene encoding class 1b ribonucleoside-diphosphate reductase subunit beta, producing MAVDSDLSVHEAYLKNHDKPVKAINWNSIPDSKDLEVWDRLTGNFWLPEKVPVSNDIKSWGTLNDVEKATTMRVFTGLTLLDTIQGTVGAISLLPDADSLHEEAVLTNIAFMESVHAKSYSNIFMTLASTPEINDAFRWSEENDNLQRKAKIILSYYEGDDPLKRKIASVILESFLFYSGFYLPMYWSSHSKLTNTADVIRLIIRDEAVHGYYIGYKYQKAVAQETPERQAELKEYTFDLLYDLYDNETQYTEDLYDELGWTEDVKRFLRYNANKALNNLGYEGLFPADETKVSPNILSALSPNADENHDFFSGSGSSYVIGKAENTVDEDWDF from the coding sequence ATGGCTGTAGATTCTGATCTCAGTGTTCACGAGGCCTACCTCAAGAACCATGACAAGCCCGTTAAGGCCATCAACTGGAACTCCATTCCAGATTCTAAAGATCTTGAGGTGTGGGATCGCCTGACCGGTAACTTCTGGCTTCCGGAAAAGGTGCCAGTATCCAATGACATTAAAAGCTGGGGCACTCTCAACGATGTTGAAAAGGCCACCACCATGCGTGTCTTCACTGGTCTGACCCTGCTTGACACCATCCAAGGCACCGTTGGCGCCATCTCCTTGCTCCCTGACGCAGACTCCCTGCACGAAGAAGCAGTGCTCACCAACATTGCGTTCATGGAATCCGTGCACGCAAAGAGCTACTCCAACATCTTCATGACTCTGGCGTCCACCCCAGAGATCAACGACGCCTTCCGCTGGTCTGAGGAAAATGACAACCTCCAGCGCAAGGCAAAGATCATCCTCTCCTACTACGAGGGTGATGATCCACTCAAACGCAAGATTGCTTCCGTTATCCTGGAATCCTTCCTGTTCTACTCCGGCTTCTACCTTCCTATGTACTGGTCTAGCCACTCCAAGCTGACCAACACCGCTGACGTCATTCGCTTGATCATTCGTGATGAGGCTGTTCACGGTTACTACATCGGCTACAAGTACCAGAAGGCTGTCGCGCAGGAGACCCCAGAGCGTCAGGCAGAGCTGAAGGAATACACCTTCGACCTGCTCTACGATCTCTACGACAATGAAACTCAGTACACCGAGGATCTCTACGACGAACTTGGCTGGACCGAGGACGTTAAGCGCTTCCTGCGTTACAACGCCAACAAGGCCCTCAACAACCTGGGCTACGAAGGCCTCTTCCCGGCGGATGAGACCAAGGTATCGCCAAATATCTTGTCAGCACTGTCCCCCAACGCGGATGAGAACCACGACTTCTTCTCCGGCTCCGGCTCGTCCTACGTCATCGGTAAGGCGGAGAACACCGTTGATGAAGACTGGGACTTCTAA
- a CDS encoding ferritin gives MTINEKIASAFNNQVTAELEASMVYLQLSYILDDLGLTGMRDWMKAQSEEELEHAHKFAQHLLDRDYTPQIGDIAPPKLDVSSALEAFEASLAHEQKISGMIRELAAIQDAEKDYDSRALIDWFLNEQIEEEATVGEIIDRLRIVGNSGSGILRIDGELGSR, from the coding sequence ATGACAATCAACGAGAAGATCGCATCAGCATTTAACAACCAAGTAACTGCAGAGCTTGAAGCTTCCATGGTGTACCTTCAGCTCTCCTACATCCTGGACGATCTGGGCCTCACCGGTATGCGCGACTGGATGAAGGCTCAGAGCGAGGAAGAGCTCGAGCACGCTCACAAGTTCGCTCAGCACCTCCTCGATCGTGACTACACCCCACAGATCGGAGACATCGCACCACCAAAGCTCGATGTTTCCTCAGCACTCGAAGCTTTCGAGGCATCCCTGGCACACGAGCAAAAGATCTCCGGCATGATCCGCGAGCTCGCTGCTATTCAGGACGCTGAGAAGGATTACGATTCCCGCGCACTGATCGACTGGTTCCTCAACGAGCAGATCGAAGAAGAGGCAACTGTCGGTGAGATCATTGACCGCCTCCGCATCGTGGGCAATTCCGGCTCCGGAATTCTGCGCATCGACGGAGAGCTCGGCTCCCGCTAA
- a CDS encoding FadR/GntR family transcriptional regulator: MPQTTESHMNTPLGTAASPAKPLLESVLDELGQDIVSGRVAVGETFKLMDIGERFGISRTVAREAMRALEQLGLVASSRRIGITVLPQEQWAAFDRAIIRWRLNDAGQREGQLQSLTELRIAIEPIAARSVALHASTAELEKIRALATEMRELGESGQGASQRFLDADITFHELILRFCHNEMFAALIPSISAVLVGRTEHGLQPDLPEREALDNHDKLADALLARDPDAAETASRNILNEVRRALDSLN, from the coding sequence ATGCCCCAAACCACCGAAAGCCACATGAACACTCCTTTAGGTACCGCCGCAAGCCCAGCAAAGCCACTCCTTGAGAGCGTCCTCGACGAACTCGGACAAGATATTGTCAGTGGCCGTGTTGCTGTCGGCGAGACTTTTAAACTCATGGACATTGGTGAGCGCTTTGGCATCTCACGCACCGTTGCCCGGGAGGCGATGCGTGCCTTGGAGCAGCTTGGTCTCGTTGCGTCATCGCGGCGAATTGGTATCACTGTGCTCCCTCAGGAACAGTGGGCTGCGTTTGATCGTGCTATCATTCGCTGGCGCCTAAATGATGCTGGCCAGCGCGAAGGACAGTTGCAGTCACTAACTGAGCTGCGTATCGCTATTGAGCCGATTGCAGCTCGCAGCGTCGCACTGCATGCCTCCACCGCGGAGTTGGAAAAGATTCGTGCGCTGGCTACGGAAATGCGTGAGTTGGGCGAGTCAGGTCAGGGGGCGTCGCAACGCTTCCTCGATGCAGACATCACTTTCCATGAACTCATTTTGCGTTTTTGCCACAATGAGATGTTTGCAGCGTTGATCCCGTCGATAAGCGCTGTTCTTGTGGGTCGCACAGAGCACGGTCTACAGCCCGACCTGCCCGAGCGCGAAGCGCTTGATAACCACGATAAGCTTGCCGACGCCCTCCTTGCGCGCGACCCCGACGCCGCTGAGACCGCCTCCCGCAACATTCTCAACGAAGTCCGTCGCGCGCTGGACAGCCTGAATTAA